The genomic region CTGCGTTAGGGTTCCACTCCCATTCCTCCTCCGGCCGCCACCTCCGCATCGACCTCCTCGGTTGCCATGGGCACGGATGACCACGAATTCCGGCTGCTCACGATCCCTACGCCCATCCACCCCGAGGATCCGGACTCTCCTCTTCCGGAGACCATCCTCATCGACTCGTTCGGCTACCTCAGCGACCGCACCAACGCCACCACTGCCAATGGCCGCAGGAGCAGGACCGAGAAGAAGGGCAAGCGCATCCTGGTCACCTTCTGGCCGGCTGCCCCGCCGCGCGTCTCCTGCTTCACCGTCCACTGCCCAAATCTGAAGGCCGACGCGTACGGCAGCATCCCCAAGGTCTGCTACACGGAGGACGGCCTCACCCTGCTCTGCATCACCATCTGCCCCGAGCGCCAGTACATGTACGCCAAGAACATCCGCTACTTCGTCTACCAGGCCGGCACCAAGAACACTCCGCCGTCGGTCAAGCTCGTCCACTCGCCCCCCGACTTCACCTTCTTCGACCACGAGGTCGCGTTGCTGCGCCGCCGCGACTAGGACATGTTCTTCATCGACGTGCTCCGCAGGGCCTTCGTTGAGCGGGAGTACACCGACGGGCACTTTCATCTCCACCTGTACAGCTCCAAGACAAAGACATGGAGCACCAAGCTGATGCGCCTTGATTCGCCGCCGGATTTTGAGTTCCATTCTCGCAACAAGGGGATCACCATCGGAGGGGAGCATGGCTCTGTTGGTTGGGTCGACCTTAGGCGCGGCATTCTCATATGTGACCTTCTCCTCCTTGACAGCAACCAGAGCCTTCGCTACGTCCCACTGCCTTCGCCGCTGTCGCCCGAGC from Triticum aestivum cultivar Chinese Spring chromosome 4A, IWGSC CS RefSeq v2.1, whole genome shotgun sequence harbors:
- the LOC123086336 gene encoding uncharacterized protein isoform X3; protein product: MGTDDHEFRLLTIPTPIHPEDPDSPLPETILIDSFGYLSDRTNATTANGRRSRTEKKGKRILVTFWPAAPPRVSCFTVHCPNLKADAYGSIPKVCYTEDGLTLLCITICPERQYMYAKNIRYFVYQAGTKNTPPSVKLVHSPPDFTFFDHEVALLRRRD